The proteins below are encoded in one region of Haladaptatus sp. R4:
- the hutG gene encoding formimidoylglutamase, with protein sequence MTGLNPPSEWRGTSGDPNDEQFGDIVEPIEELDDDVLAQFDAVLLGEPFDHAVIGRKGAVDGPAALRETLAGVKTHHFDAGPVESVGDVGDVMLMLDDEGEKVTTELLQRKAGVLAKRLHDADTLPVFLGGDNSFTYPNAAPLLEDCSLGVINFDAHLDVREVRDDPTSGTPYRQLFEAGLDSYACVGARHFETSSAYADYVRENEGAIVTAEEVGDDSVSAIDTALDSMSDVDAIYVSVDVDVLDAAFAPGVSAPTPGGISTRELFRMLRLVAADDRVAGFEVVECAPSLDHDELTVKAGARAIAHFLSTYGGGK encoded by the coding sequence ATGACCGGATTGAATCCACCGTCCGAATGGCGCGGGACTTCCGGCGACCCGAACGACGAGCAGTTCGGCGACATCGTGGAACCCATCGAAGAACTGGACGACGACGTGCTCGCCCAGTTCGACGCGGTACTGCTCGGCGAACCGTTCGACCACGCCGTCATCGGTCGCAAAGGCGCGGTGGACGGCCCGGCGGCGCTCCGCGAGACTCTCGCGGGCGTGAAAACCCACCACTTCGATGCCGGACCGGTCGAGTCGGTCGGCGACGTTGGCGACGTGATGCTCATGCTCGACGACGAGGGTGAGAAAGTCACCACCGAGTTGCTTCAGCGAAAGGCTGGCGTCCTCGCGAAGCGACTCCACGACGCCGATACGTTGCCCGTCTTCCTCGGCGGGGACAACTCGTTCACGTATCCGAACGCCGCACCGCTCCTCGAAGACTGCTCGCTCGGCGTCATCAACTTCGACGCGCACCTCGACGTGCGCGAGGTGCGCGACGACCCGACCAGCGGCACTCCGTACCGCCAGTTGTTCGAGGCAGGTCTCGATTCCTACGCCTGTGTCGGCGCGCGGCATTTCGAGACGAGTTCGGCGTACGCCGATTACGTCCGCGAAAACGAGGGAGCAATCGTCACGGCCGAAGAGGTCGGCGACGATTCGGTTTCCGCCATCGACACCGCACTGGATTCGATGAGCGACGTGGACGCCATCTACGTCAGCGTCGATGTGGACGTGCTCGACGCCGCGTTCGCACCCGGCGTCAGCGCCCCGACGCCCGGCGGGATTTCCACCCGAGAACTGTTCCGGATGCTCCGCCTCGTCGCGGCCGACGACCGGGTCGCCGGATTCGAAGTCGTGGAATGTGCCCCGTCGCTCGACCACGACGAACTGACGGTGAAGGCCGGTGCACGAGCGATCGCACACTTCCTTTCAACGTACGGAGGTGGCAAATGA
- the hutI gene encoding imidazolonepropionase, whose product MTDSSRSDENEVTAVVHDAKQIVTVEEDGSLGIYEDAALAAIDGEVARIGANGPVTREYPPENATHSVDGSGKTVIPGFVDPHTHALFAGDRSDEFEAKLQGKTYQEILADGGGILRTVRATREASDERLLSNLLSHLDTMLAHGTTTVEVKSGYGLDTKTELRMLDVIAQADDRHPVDVVPTFMGAHAIPEGRDADDYVDEVVDEQIPAVVEQGIAEFCDVFCEEGVFTVPQSRRVLKTGEEYGLTPKIHAEELAHIGGSQLGAKLGATSADHLLYATQEDIDALTAAGVVPVLLPGTAFGLGAEFADARAFLDAGAPVAIATDFNPNCHSQSMGFATSLACVEMGMTPAEALVAGTKHAAMALDMQDGAGTLQPGTPADIAVIDAPSYVHVPYNYGVNTVETVLKGGEVVHRE is encoded by the coding sequence ATGACCGACTCATCACGATCCGACGAAAACGAGGTAACAGCGGTCGTCCACGACGCGAAACAGATAGTCACCGTCGAGGAGGACGGTTCCCTCGGGATTTACGAGGACGCCGCACTCGCCGCGATAGACGGCGAAGTCGCACGCATCGGTGCGAACGGGCCGGTCACCCGCGAATACCCGCCGGAGAACGCGACCCATTCCGTCGATGGGAGCGGCAAAACCGTGATTCCGGGATTCGTCGACCCCCACACACACGCGCTGTTTGCCGGTGACCGCTCCGACGAATTCGAGGCGAAACTACAGGGCAAGACGTATCAAGAAATCCTCGCGGACGGCGGCGGTATCCTGCGAACCGTCCGAGCCACGCGCGAGGCCAGCGACGAGCGACTGCTGTCGAACCTGCTCTCGCATCTCGACACGATGCTCGCCCACGGGACGACGACCGTCGAGGTGAAATCCGGGTACGGACTCGACACGAAAACCGAACTTCGAATGCTCGACGTCATCGCACAGGCCGACGACCGCCACCCCGTCGACGTCGTCCCGACGTTCATGGGCGCACACGCGATTCCGGAAGGCCGGGACGCGGACGACTACGTGGACGAAGTCGTGGACGAACAGATTCCGGCCGTCGTGGAACAGGGCATCGCGGAGTTCTGCGACGTGTTCTGCGAGGAAGGCGTCTTCACCGTCCCGCAGTCCCGCCGCGTGCTGAAAACCGGCGAGGAATACGGCCTGACGCCGAAAATCCACGCCGAGGAACTCGCGCACATCGGCGGGTCGCAACTCGGCGCGAAACTCGGCGCGACGAGCGCGGACCACCTCCTGTACGCGACGCAGGAGGACATCGACGCGCTGACGGCAGCGGGCGTGGTTCCCGTCCTGCTTCCCGGTACCGCGTTCGGTCTCGGTGCCGAGTTCGCCGACGCGAGGGCATTCCTCGATGCGGGCGCACCCGTCGCAATCGCGACCGACTTCAACCCGAACTGCCACTCCCAGAGCATGGGCTTTGCAACCTCGCTGGCCTGCGTCGAGATGGGCATGACGCCCGCCGAAGCGTTGGTGGCGGGGACGAAACACGCCGCGATGGCGCTCGACATGCAGGACGGAGCGGGCACGCTCCAACCCGGAACGCCCGCCGACATCGCCGTTATCGACGCGCCGAGCTACGTACACGTCCCTTACAACTACGGCGTGAACACCGTCGAAACGGTGCTGAAGGGCGGCGAGGTGGTCCATCGTGAGTAA